TCTTAACACCAATATTGTGACGTCTATCAACGAGGCTGCGGGCCCTTGGGGTATTCAGGTGTTGCGCTACGAGATTAAAGACATTGTGCCACCACAATCTGTGATGGAAGCAATGGAAGCCCAAATGAAAGCGGAACGTGTAAAGCGTGCGCAGATTTTGGAATCGGAAGGGGATCGTCAAGCGGCGATTAACCGTGCCGAAGGTAAAAAAGCCTCTGTGGTTTTGGCGGCAGAAGCGGATAAAGAAGAGCAAGTGTTACGTGCTGAAGGTGAGGCGAAAGCCATTGTCGCTGTGGCATCGGCTCAGGCAGAAGCTTTGCGTCAAGTCGGTGAAGCTGCAGTCACGGAAGAAGGCCAAAAAGCCATTCAGTTGGATTTGGCGACAAAAGCGATTGAAGCGAAGCACGCTATTGCCAAAGAGTCCTCTGTTGTCTTGTTACCCGATAGCGCAACGGATGCTTCTGCTGTAGTGGCTCAAGCCATGACGATTATTCAGAAATTGTCGAAAGGGAGCTAAGTATGGATTTCTTTACCAATAATCTGGCGCAAAGCCTTTTTGTTGTTGGTTTGATCCTTTTGGTTGTTGAAGTCACTGTGTTGGGTTTCTCGACCTTTGTATTGTTTTTTGTTGGCTTGGCCTCAATGGTAACTGGTGCTTTGCTGTATCTGGGCATATTGCCGGACAGTATATTGAGTGCCATGTTTAGTACCGGTATTCTTACGTTGATCGCCGCGTTGTTACTATGGAAGCCTCTGAAACGCATGCAATCGAATGTGAGCTCTAAAAAAATCAAGAGCGATTTTACAGACCA
The Marinomonas maritima DNA segment above includes these coding regions:
- a CDS encoding SPFH domain-containing protein; protein product: MEELLQYVLNVQVLVLVLVVVLLKNSIKFVPQNQAYVVERFGKYQSTKEAGLNFILPFIDRISADRSLKEQAVDVPEQSAITKDNISLSVDGVLYFRVLDPYKATYGVDNYVFAVTQLAQTTMRSELGKMELDKTFEERDVLNTNIVTSINEAAGPWGIQVLRYEIKDIVPPQSVMEAMEAQMKAERVKRAQILESEGDRQAAINRAEGKKASVVLAAEADKEEQVLRAEGEAKAIVAVASAQAEALRQVGEAAVTEEGQKAIQLDLATKAIEAKHAIAKESSVVLLPDSATDASAVVAQAMTIIQKLSKGS
- a CDS encoding NfeD family protein, producing MDFFTNNLAQSLFVVGLILLVVEVTVLGFSTFVLFFVGLASMVTGALLYLGILPDSILSAMFSTGILTLIAALLLWKPLKRMQSNVSSKKIKSDFTDHRFILKEAVSSTQSPKHHYSGVEWALISDEPIAAGTKVEVTEAEVGKLHIKAVEPE